AGGAGCTGGACCACCGGTTGCGTGCCGCGAACCCAGGCTTCTCGGCGACCACCACCCGCGTCAATCCGGACGGCGACGCCGACCTGGCCGACGCCGACGTGCGCGGCTTCCGGGTGGTGCCGTGCCCGTACTGCGACGGCGTGCTGAAACCGGACGTGGTGTTCTTCGGCGAGAACGTCGAACCGTCCCGAGTGGACCGTTGTTACCGGCTGGTGGACGACGCCTCCGCGCTGCTGGTGCTCGGCTCCTCCCTGACGGTCATGTCCGGCCTGCGGTTCGTCCGGCGCGCCGCCGAAGCGGGCAAGCCCGTGGCGATCATCAACCAGGGCCCCACGCGGGGCGACAAGTACGCGAGCGTGCGCGTGGACCGGCCGCTGGGCCGGGCGCTGACGGACCTCACCTCACGGATGGCCACGGACCGGTAGTCGCGCCGGAATCCGATCCGTGGCCGCCGCTCGCTACAGGTAGGGGCGCGTGATCAGCTCGATCGCATGCCCGGCCGGATCCTTGAAGTAGACGCCCCGCCCGCCGTGCTCGTGGTTGATCTCGCCGGGCCGGGTCGCCCGCGGATCGGCCCAGTGCTCGACGCCGCGCTCGACGATCCGCCCGTAGGCGCGGTCGAACAGCTCGTCGTCGACCAGGAACGCGTAGTGCTGCATCTGGATCTCCACCGGCGGTTCGGCGAACTGCAGCAGCACACCCTCGTCGAGCAGAATGTTGACGAACGGACCCCACGACGGCGCTTCGCCGAGCTCCAGCAGCTCACGAAAGAAGCGGGCCGATTCGTGACGGTCCTTGGCGGCGATGATGGTGTGATTGAAGGTGACGGTCAAAAAAGTCCTTTCGATCGGTAGGTGGACAGCGCGGAAGCGACTGCTCCCGGCGGTCCACGCGCGCCGATCAGACCGTCACCGGATCGCCTTCCCGTGTGTGGCGCGAGGCCGTCCCGGTGATCACGCCGTCAGACTACCTCGAAATGTCCGGGTAGGGCAACGAGGGGGCTGCGAGCGCACCTACAGAGGCACAGCGTTCGCTTCCGCAGGCGTCTCCGCTCCGGCCAGCTCCTTGCCCAGATACCGCAGAACGGTCCTGCGGAGATGGTCCGCGTGCGCGTAGATGTCCTCGATCGAGTTGATCGGGATCCGCGTCTCCACCTTGTTCTCATCGAACACGCCAAGGTACTTCTTGGCCCGATTGAACCAGAGTCTGGCGATGGGCTTGCGGTTGTTGTCATCCAGCAGCACACCGAAGTAGGTCTTGGTGTCGCGCGCGACGATCCGCGCTGCAGGTACCTCGCCGCAAACGATGGCGCGGACGACCCGGTACCCGTCGAGTTCCTCGCCGGTCGTCTGGACGTCACCACTGCCGCTGTCGAGCGAAACCACCGGCGGAGAAGCGTCGGCTACCGGCTCCGTCGCATCGGCCGAGACACTGACGAAGGCATCCGGGCCGCCGAGCGCGTTCTTCAACCGGTCGTTGACCTGCTCGTTCAAGAACTGCCGCATTGCCTTGTCCACCAACGGAGCGAACTGGTCGCGGACCCTCTGCGTGAACGATCCGTCGTAAACCCGGGTGGTCAGGAAACGAACCCAGTCGTCCTCGGGCTGCTTGAACTGGCCGACGAGTACCCGTTTCAGCTGACCGATGTACTTGAGCTCGCCGGCGGCACTGATGACCGACTCGAGGTTGAACGAATCCTTGGCGAGCTTCGCCAGCTCCGGAAGCAGCGTGTCGTCGATGTCCGAGAAGTTCAGCACCAGGAACGGTTTCGAGTCCATCCGGTTCGGCGCGTCCAGGTCGGTGTAGAACTCATACACCTCGCCGTTGGTCAGGATCGCGATTCTCGCGTTGGTGACCGCGAAGTACCGGAAGAGCTGGGAAGCATGCTCGATGCGCAACGGGTCGTTGATCTTCTTGACCTCAATCAGAACCTGGACCTGACCGTCGTGCACGATGGCGTAGTCGATCTTCTCCCCCTTCTTGGTACCGACGTCAGCCGTGAACTCCGGGATCACCTCACCGGGGTTGAAAACGTCGTATCCGAGGACAGTACCGATGAAGGGCATCACGAAGGCGTTCTTCGTGGCCTCTTCCGTCTCGATACCGGCCTTGTGCTTGCGAATCTTGAGCGCCAGCGCTTGAGCGCGCTCCGCGATTTCCATGTCGAGCCCCTCCTCGGGTCCGGTCTGGACTCGAGATCGCTGACTCACACCTCGTCGTTACATCGGTTTGAGATTCCGGCGGAATTTCGAATTGCATCCCCTCGCCGGACCCGACGACTCCGGTTTTGTCGGGGGTGCGCGCTAACCTGTCCGCATCAGAGAGGGAAGGGATGTCCGCCACCATGGTCAGGTCAGTGTTTTCCGTGCCGCGCCTGCACTTGCCGACGGCTGTCCACTGGGGACGGTCAGTGCGCGGGTGCCTGGGACGTCTCCAGCGCCGCCTCGTCGGAGCTGACCAGGCCCAGCTGCACTGTCTGCCGCCCGATCGCCGCGTCCAGGGCCCAGTCCGCGACGGTCCGGGTGCGGTTGCCGGGCATCGCCATCAGATGGTAGCCGCGTGTCACCGCCTTCGCGGGCAACCCCGACAACGGGATGTGCAACGGGTTCGCCGCCGCCTGCGCGCCACCGTGGTCCACCACGAACCCCAGGTCGTGGTGCCGGTACTCAGGCGTGACGCCGTACCCGAGCGATGCCGCGACGTTCCGCCCGGCCAGCGTGCCCTGCCGCGTCGCGTGCTGGGCGGTCATCGCCGTCATCTCGCCGGGGCGCGTCAGGTCCGGCACCGCCGCGGCGTCCCCGCAGGCGAACACCTCGGGGCGCCCCGGCACGGCCAGGGTGGGCTCGACGACCAGCCTGCCCCGCTCGGTCCGGACGCCTGCCGCCTCGACCAGCGGGTCCGGGCGCACCCCGACGCACCACGCGAGAGTGCGTGCCGGTACGAAGTCGCCGGTCGTGAGCAGCACGCCGTCGGTCTTCGCCTCCTTCACCGACGTCCCGGTCATGATCTCGACGCCACGCCCGCGCAACGCCCGGTCGGCGGCCCGCGACAACCGCTTGTCCAGCTCCGGCAGCACCTTCGGCGCCAGGTCCAGCAGCAGCCAGCGCATCCGCTTTCCGTCCAGCTCGCGGTGATGCCTGGCGATGGCTCGGGTGAACAACGGGCCCTGCGCGGCCACCTCGGTGCCGGTGTAGCCCGCGCCGACCACGACGAAGGTGCAGCGCGCGTCCCGCTCGGCGGCGTCCTCCGTGGCGGCGGCCAGCTCGACCTGACGGATCACGTGGTCCCGCAGGAACAGCGCCTCCGACACGCTACGGAAGCCGTGCGCGTGCTCGGCGATGCCCGGAATCGGCAGCAGCTTGCTGACGCTGCCGACCGCGACGATCAACCGGTCGTAGCCGAGTTTCTTCGACCTGCCTTCCGGATCGACGTACGTGAGCTCGCGGTCGTCCAGCGCCAACGCGGTCACCTCGCCGAGCGCGAGCCGGATCCCGGGCAGCGCGGCGGGCAGCGACACCGTGACGCGCCGCGGGTCGATCACCGCCGCCGCCACCTCCGGCAGCAACGGCAGGTAGAGGAAGTAGTCGGTGCGGTTGACCAGCACGATGTCCGCGCCGTACTCCGGCGGCAGCGACTTGAGCAGCGCGCGAGCCGCGGAGAACCCCGCGAAACCACCACCGACGATCACGATCCGCGTGCGTTCCGGCATGACGCCTCCCGGGGGTCAGGGCACGATCGAGTCCACGTATCCGCCGTCCACGCGCACCGCCGCGCCGGTCGTCGCCGAGGCCAGCGGCGAGGCGAGGTACACCACCATGTTCGCGATCTCCCCGGGCTCGATCAGGCGCTGCACCAACGACTGCGGCCGGTGCGTGCGCATGAACTCCCTCTGCGCCTCGTCCCACGGCAGGTCACGGTCGACCAGCTCGTAGACGAAATCCTCCACACCACCGGTGTGGGTGGGGCCGGCGATCACCGAATTCACGGTCACACCGGTGCCCGCGGCGGCCTTGGCGAAACCGCGGGACACGCCCAGCAAAGCCGTTTTCGACATCCCGTAGTGGATCATCTCGGCGGGGATGACGATCGCCGAATCGCTCGCGATGTACTGGACGCGGCCCCAGCCCCGCTCCGTCATGCCCGGCAGGTAGGCGCGGGTGAGCCGCACCGCGGCGAGCACGTTGATCTCGAAGTAGCGGCGCCACTCGTCGTCGGTGATCTCCAGCGGATCCGCCGATCCGAAAATGCCGAGATTGTTGACCAGGATGTCGGTACGCGGCAGCTGCTCCACCACGTCGCGGGCGCCCTGCTCGCTCGCGATGTCGGCGACCACCGGCACCACCTGCGCGTCG
This is a stretch of genomic DNA from Amycolatopsis endophytica. It encodes these proteins:
- a CDS encoding NAD(P)/FAD-dependent oxidoreductase codes for the protein MPERTRIVIVGGGFAGFSAARALLKSLPPEYGADIVLVNRTDYFLYLPLLPEVAAAVIDPRRVTVSLPAALPGIRLALGEVTALALDDRELTYVDPEGRSKKLGYDRLIVAVGSVSKLLPIPGIAEHAHGFRSVSEALFLRDHVIRQVELAAATEDAAERDARCTFVVVGAGYTGTEVAAQGPLFTRAIARHHRELDGKRMRWLLLDLAPKVLPELDKRLSRAADRALRGRGVEIMTGTSVKEAKTDGVLLTTGDFVPARTLAWCVGVRPDPLVEAAGVRTERGRLVVEPTLAVPGRPEVFACGDAAAVPDLTRPGEMTAMTAQHATRQGTLAGRNVAASLGYGVTPEYRHHDLGFVVDHGGAQAAANPLHIPLSGLPAKAVTRGYHLMAMPGNRTRTVADWALDAAIGRQTVQLGLVSSDEAALETSQAPAH
- a CDS encoding type I restriction endonuclease — its product is MEIAERAQALALKIRKHKAGIETEEATKNAFVMPFIGTVLGYDVFNPGEVIPEFTADVGTKKGEKIDYAIVHDGQVQVLIEVKKINDPLRIEHASQLFRYFAVTNARIAILTNGEVYEFYTDLDAPNRMDSKPFLVLNFSDIDDTLLPELAKLAKDSFNLESVISAAGELKYIGQLKRVLVGQFKQPEDDWVRFLTTRVYDGSFTQRVRDQFAPLVDKAMRQFLNEQVNDRLKNALGGPDAFVSVSADATEPVADASPPVVSLDSGSGDVQTTGEELDGYRVVRAIVCGEVPAARIVARDTKTYFGVLLDDNNRKPIARLWFNRAKKYLGVFDENKVETRIPINSIEDIYAHADHLRRTVLRYLGKELAGAETPAEANAVPL
- a CDS encoding SDR family NAD(P)-dependent oxidoreductase, with the protein product MRLDLNGKTALVTGSTQGIGAAIALGLARAGARVAVNGRTADTVTKAVDQLTAEVPDAQVVPVVADIASEQGARDVVEQLPRTDILVNNLGIFGSADPLEITDDEWRRYFEINVLAAVRLTRAYLPGMTERGWGRVQYIASDSAIVIPAEMIHYGMSKTALLGVSRGFAKAAAGTGVTVNSVIAGPTHTGGVEDFVYELVDRDLPWDEAQREFMRTHRPQSLVQRLIEPGEIANMVVYLASPLASATTGAAVRVDGGYVDSIVP
- a CDS encoding VOC family protein, with the translated sequence MTVTFNHTIIAAKDRHESARFFRELLELGEAPSWGPFVNILLDEGVLLQFAEPPVEIQMQHYAFLVDDELFDRAYGRIVERGVEHWADPRATRPGEINHEHGGRGVYFKDPAGHAIELITRPYL